From a single Micromonospora carbonacea genomic region:
- a CDS encoding S8 family peptidase: MKLHWHTIFGRAHRAGAATLGAAVMLLAMAAGPAAAASVADPAAVTTGVLLDAGHAERVPGSYVVVLKEGAGSAADRRTGVTRLAERYGLRPDQIWRDALNGFSVRTTEPVARRLAADPAVAVVEQDRLTSLATTQPNAPWNLDRIDAPLGLTGTYNFTSVGTGVRAYIVDSGIQIGHADFGGQAVYGYDAVDGTLPANDCTGHGTHAAGTVGGTTFGVAKNVVLVAVKVFDCALPSTLSMLINGINWMVANHPAGQPAVANIGVLTSPTAALDAAVANAVADGITVTVPAGNSNASACNVSPASVPTALTVGATLTNDNRASWSNFGPCLDIFAPGERITSAWWSSTTATQTLSGTSHAAPLVAGVAARVLGNNPTWTPAQVSSYLFSVANPAVLNPGAGSPNRLLYLSPAL, from the coding sequence ATGAAACTCCACTGGCACACGATCTTCGGGCGCGCGCATCGGGCCGGCGCGGCCACGCTCGGCGCCGCGGTCATGCTCCTGGCCATGGCGGCCGGCCCCGCCGCGGCGGCATCCGTCGCCGACCCGGCGGCGGTGACGACCGGCGTGCTCCTCGACGCCGGCCACGCGGAGCGTGTGCCCGGCAGCTACGTGGTCGTCCTCAAGGAGGGCGCGGGTTCGGCCGCCGATCGGCGCACGGGCGTGACCCGCCTCGCCGAGCGGTACGGCCTCCGGCCGGACCAGATCTGGCGCGACGCGCTCAACGGCTTCTCCGTGCGGACCACCGAGCCGGTGGCCCGCCGGCTGGCCGCCGATCCGGCGGTGGCGGTCGTGGAGCAGGACCGGTTGACCAGCCTGGCCACCACCCAGCCGAACGCCCCGTGGAACCTCGACCGGATCGACGCCCCGCTGGGGCTCACCGGCACCTACAACTTCACCAGCGTCGGGACGGGTGTCCGCGCGTACATCGTGGACAGCGGGATCCAGATCGGCCACGCCGACTTCGGCGGCCAGGCGGTGTACGGCTACGACGCCGTCGACGGCACGCTCCCGGCGAACGACTGCACCGGACACGGCACGCACGCCGCCGGCACCGTCGGCGGGACGACGTTCGGGGTGGCCAAGAACGTCGTGCTGGTCGCGGTCAAGGTGTTCGACTGCGCACTGCCGAGCACCCTCTCGATGTTGATCAACGGAATCAACTGGATGGTCGCCAACCACCCCGCCGGGCAGCCGGCCGTGGCGAACATCGGCGTGCTGACCAGCCCCACCGCCGCGCTCGACGCCGCCGTGGCGAACGCGGTCGCCGACGGCATCACGGTGACGGTCCCGGCCGGAAACTCGAACGCCAGCGCCTGCAACGTCTCGCCCGCGTCGGTGCCGACCGCGCTGACGGTGGGCGCGACGCTGACCAACGACAACCGGGCGAGCTGGTCGAACTTCGGCCCCTGCCTGGACATCTTCGCCCCCGGCGAGCGCATCACCTCGGCCTGGTGGAGTTCGACCACCGCGACCCAGACGCTCAGCGGCACCTCACACGCCGCGCCGCTCGTCGCCGGCGTCGCCGCCCGGGTGCTCGGCAACAACCCGACCTGGACGCCGGCGCAGGTGTCCAGCTACCTGTTCAGCGTCGCCAATCCGGCGGTGCTCAACCCGGGTGCCGGCTCGCCCAACCGCCTCCTGTACCTGTCCCCGGCGCTCTGA
- a CDS encoding CHAT domain-containing tetratricopeptide repeat protein, whose amino-acid sequence MGGGPESGSVWWLGFWQTARHAHWWLSADVRLPDRADPLAVGSIELDRLTEPLAALAAALPGLVATERAALVDVDRRIADTLPRGDDPASTASAIATRIELLGDRAAVLGAAARRAWTGAMVDPAGNLALFRELGGILLPQELRDRLRTAHAADTTLVVAPGPGLSGVPWELLVVDDDHDVRLVERATVLGGVSPAMLVNLARPASRAGGGRAVRVVDPTAAGSRTGGGRIYPDGVPEAWRSRTGDGDALLGAGAAGGCSPAELSAALQSQEWSRLVFVGHASATDPAMPTSAGLELAGDGETGDSRLTAGQWLRDPTRWPAPRRVGFVACQSDDAGYTEQIGLTLAALNAGARTVVATRWSLPSDGSERLVAGGAPIGSATTALALAVDAALGTTDPVGAIGEWQRDRLACWRSARSDAARRLHAPLVWSALVTYDVPDAAVSAIPGAEDQPVTRRPAPGSPRHDAPRVPPAGDAAEVAKTSLAAGVAAFGRADWQEAREHYLAALAAFTACGDLKGVADATTNVGNTAYFLGDLEEAADRYRTALPLYRDLDLDRQVAVVGQNLGNVSFQRGELDVAAEQYRAAAEALLRGDFRRHAADTLVNLGAVLIELGRPHVALGHLDQAGALYRETCDESELGGKLAELDQNTGLALAGAKSFERARAHLLSALRHWQSDEPSAERAARANHNLGLVAFRAGDLPEAQLRYTRALEHFHTVGNEHEAADARLGLGTVARHRGDVRAARSNFRQAQEHYRRTGQWLAYAQAAFNEGLTHPGDSDRRFDLLAGAWAAMQSMSWRLAHVSERAAWRAALDHANDEVLETARLGGRDRQFAELVESLRIAGTLRRVAPTPLSPTPLTPASQEEADRDSPFVEPLPSMTLSAGPVVPWAASSAADEAPCDAPPWIDCGWPPTLVDAVARAEEIVAVTGATTLPLRRGAVSLIPLLSRHPEEEGPG is encoded by the coding sequence GTGGGGGGTGGCCCCGAATCCGGGAGCGTGTGGTGGCTCGGTTTCTGGCAGACCGCCAGGCACGCCCACTGGTGGCTCAGCGCGGACGTGCGCCTGCCCGACCGCGCCGACCCCCTGGCCGTGGGCTCCATCGAGCTCGACCGGCTGACCGAGCCCCTGGCCGCTCTGGCGGCCGCGCTCCCGGGCCTCGTCGCGACGGAACGGGCGGCCCTCGTCGACGTCGACCGCCGCATCGCCGACACGCTTCCCCGGGGCGACGACCCCGCCTCGACGGCGTCCGCCATCGCGACCCGCATCGAGCTGCTCGGTGACCGGGCCGCGGTGCTCGGTGCCGCCGCACGCCGCGCCTGGACCGGCGCGATGGTCGACCCGGCCGGCAACCTCGCGCTGTTCCGCGAGTTGGGCGGCATCCTGCTGCCGCAGGAACTCCGCGACCGGCTCAGGACGGCGCACGCAGCCGACACGACGCTCGTCGTGGCCCCCGGTCCCGGCCTGTCGGGCGTGCCGTGGGAGCTTCTCGTCGTCGACGACGACCACGACGTCCGTCTCGTCGAGCGCGCCACCGTGCTCGGTGGGGTCAGCCCGGCGATGCTGGTCAACCTGGCCAGACCGGCGTCCCGGGCCGGGGGCGGCCGGGCCGTACGGGTCGTCGACCCCACCGCGGCCGGGAGCCGCACCGGGGGCGGGCGCATCTACCCCGACGGGGTGCCCGAGGCGTGGCGCAGCCGCACCGGCGACGGCGACGCGCTGCTCGGCGCGGGCGCGGCGGGCGGCTGCTCGCCCGCGGAACTGTCCGCCGCCCTCCAGTCGCAGGAGTGGTCCCGCCTGGTGTTCGTCGGCCACGCCTCGGCCACGGACCCGGCGATGCCGACCTCGGCCGGGCTGGAGCTGGCCGGCGACGGGGAGACCGGGGACTCACGGCTCACCGCCGGGCAGTGGCTCAGGGATCCCACCCGGTGGCCCGCCCCCCGTCGGGTGGGCTTCGTCGCCTGCCAGTCCGACGACGCCGGCTACACCGAGCAGATCGGCCTCACCCTCGCGGCGTTGAACGCGGGCGCGCGTACCGTGGTCGCGACCCGCTGGAGCCTGCCGAGCGACGGTTCGGAGCGCCTGGTGGCCGGCGGGGCGCCGATCGGCTCGGCCACGACCGCGCTCGCCCTGGCCGTCGACGCGGCGCTGGGCACGACCGATCCCGTCGGGGCCATCGGCGAGTGGCAACGCGACCGGCTCGCCTGCTGGCGTTCCGCGCGCAGCGACGCCGCCCGCCGCCTGCACGCACCGCTGGTGTGGTCGGCGTTGGTCACGTACGACGTTCCCGACGCTGCGGTCAGCGCGATCCCGGGGGCCGAGGACCAGCCCGTCACGCGGCGGCCGGCGCCCGGGTCGCCACGTCACGACGCCCCCCGGGTGCCGCCCGCCGGCGACGCCGCCGAGGTCGCGAAGACCAGCCTGGCGGCCGGCGTGGCGGCGTTCGGCCGCGCCGACTGGCAGGAGGCGCGCGAGCACTACCTCGCCGCCCTCGCCGCCTTCACCGCCTGCGGCGACCTGAAGGGCGTCGCCGACGCCACGACCAACGTCGGCAACACGGCCTACTTCCTGGGCGACCTGGAGGAGGCCGCCGACCGGTACCGGACGGCGCTGCCGCTGTACCGGGACCTCGACCTCGATCGGCAGGTGGCCGTCGTCGGGCAGAACCTGGGCAACGTGTCGTTCCAGCGCGGGGAGCTCGACGTCGCCGCGGAGCAGTACCGGGCCGCCGCCGAAGCCCTGCTCAGGGGTGACTTCCGGCGGCACGCGGCGGACACGCTGGTGAACCTGGGCGCCGTCCTGATCGAACTCGGCCGCCCGCACGTCGCCCTCGGACACCTCGACCAGGCAGGGGCCCTCTACCGGGAGACGTGTGACGAGAGCGAACTGGGCGGCAAGCTCGCCGAACTCGACCAGAACACCGGGTTGGCGCTGGCCGGGGCGAAGTCCTTCGAGCGCGCCCGCGCCCACCTGCTCTCCGCCCTGCGGCACTGGCAGAGCGACGAACCGTCGGCGGAGCGGGCCGCCCGCGCCAACCACAACCTGGGGCTCGTCGCGTTCCGCGCGGGCGACCTGCCGGAGGCACAGCTCAGGTACACCCGCGCGCTGGAGCACTTCCACACGGTCGGCAACGAGCACGAGGCGGCCGACGCCAGGCTCGGCCTGGGGACCGTCGCCCGCCACCGGGGCGACGTGCGCGCAGCCCGGTCGAACTTCCGGCAGGCACAGGAGCACTACCGCAGGACGGGGCAGTGGCTGGCCTACGCCCAGGCCGCGTTCAACGAGGGGCTGACCCATCCGGGTGACAGCGACCGGAGGTTCGATCTGCTGGCCGGCGCGTGGGCGGCGATGCAGTCGATGTCGTGGCGGCTGGCGCACGTCAGCGAGCGGGCGGCATGGCGCGCCGCCCTCGACCACGCCAACGACGAGGTCCTGGAGACGGCTCGGCTCGGTGGCCGCGACCGGCAGTTCGCCGAGCTCGTCGAGTCGCTGCGAATCGCCGGCACGCTGCGCCGCGTCGCGCCGACGCCCCTGTCTCCGACGCCCCTGACTCCGGCGAGTCAGGAGGAGGCCGACCGGGACTCGCCGTTCGTCGAGCCGCTACCGTCGATGACCCTCTCCGCCGGGCCGGTCGTGCCCTGGGCGGCCTCGTCGGCCGCCGACGAGGCGCCCTGCGATGCGCCACCGTGGATCGACTGCGGCTGGCCGCCCACGCTGGTCGACGCCGTCGCCCGCGCCGAGGAGATCGTCGCCGTCACCGGGGCGACGACCCTTCCCCTGCGCCGGGGAGCGGTGTCGCTGATCCCGCTGCTGAGCCGCCACCCGGAAGAGGAAGGACCCGGGTAA